One segment of Anastrepha obliqua isolate idAnaObli1 chromosome 3, idAnaObli1_1.0, whole genome shotgun sequence DNA contains the following:
- the LOC129242941 gene encoding RNA-binding protein Rsf1: MGDQRGTRVYVGNLTDKVKKDDLEGEFTKYGKLNSVWIAFNPPGFAFVEFEHRDDAEKACDVLNGTELLGSQLRVEISKGRPRQGRRGMGDRGRRDFGRRSNSGGGGGGYRQRGSGSGGGRYHDRGYSGGGGRQGGGYSSRDGGSSGFNRRDVYGSSSGGRDSGRSFGGSGGYGSGSGGRSGGSSQGGGRFRSRSPVGHRF; encoded by the coding sequence atggGTGATCAACGAGGCACACGCGTCTATGTCGGTAATTTAACCGATAAAGTGAAGAAGGACGACTTGGAAGGAGAATTCACCAAATATGGCAAGTTAAATTCAGTTTGGATTGCTTTTAATCCACCAGGCTTCGCTTTTGTGGAATTTGAACATCGCGATGACGCCGAAAAGGCCTGTGACGTGCTCAATGGTACAGAATTGTTAGGCTCACAGCTACGTGTGGAAATCTCCAAAGGCCGGCCACGTCAAGGCCGTCGTGGTATGGGCGACCGTGGCCGACGTGACTTCGGACGTCGTAGCAATAGTGGAGGCGGTGGCGGCGGTTATCGCCAACGTGGCTCTGGTAGTGGTGGTGGACGTTACCACGATCGCGGTTATTCCGGCGGTGGTGGCCGCCAAGGTGGAGGTTACAGCAGCCGTGATGGCGGCAGTAGTGGCTTCAATCGACGCGACGTCTACGGTAGCAGCAGCGGAGGACGCGATAGTGGACGCTCGTTCGGCGGTAGTGGTGGCTACGGTAGCGGAAGTGGCGGTCGCAGTGGTGGCAGCAGCCAAGGTGGAGGACGTTTCAGATCGCGTTCACCAGTCGGTCATCGCTTCTAA
- the LOC129242942 gene encoding protein FRG1 homolog, with the protein MSAYDNVRVGKLVLKGEKPKKSKKHKRDKEHKDKDKAKKRRTEIDEDALRHGGWWLAKSTPEISGAIAIEFGERSYLKALDNGLFTLGPPHNEGDGPEPEEIFTAFPINDTKISIKSGYGKYLKIEKDGMVTGRSEAVGSMEQWEPIFQDGRMALLSELGFFMSIDPEDDACVALRKKVTEHEICKIRCNAQREAEEDEEPKEEKGDLSQVEKNYVKKFQKFQDKKLRINKNDVKELEVAKEHGTLHEALLDRRSKMKADRYCK; encoded by the exons ATGTCGGCATATGATAACGTGAGGGTAGGAAAATTAGTGCTAAAGGGTGAAAAACCGAA aaaatcaaagaagcACAAACGGGACAAAGAACACAAAGATAAAGACAAGGCGAAAAAACGTAGAACCGAAATAGATGAAGATGCACTTCGACATGGCGGATGGTGGTTGGCAAAGAGTACACCTGAAATAAGTGGCGCAATTGCTATCGAATTTGGTGAACGCTCCTATTTGAAAGCGCTAGATAATGGTCTGTTCACACTAGGTCCACCACACAACGAAGGCGACGGTCCAGAACCTGAAGAAATATTCACAGCTTTCCCTATAAACGACACAAAGATATCAATTAAATCTGGctatggaaaatatttgaaaatcgaAAAGGATGGGATGGTTACAGGACGTTCAGAAGCTGTTGGTAGCATGGAGCAATGGGAACCCATTTTTCAG GATGGCAGAATGGCCCTTCTTTCTGAATTGGGATTTTTCATGTCCATCGATCCAGAAGATGATGCTTGCGTAGCACTGCGAAAGAAAGTGACTGAgcatgaaatttgtaaaatacgATGCAATGCGCAGCGCGAAGCCGAAGAGGATGAAGAACCAAAGGAAGAAAAGGGTGATCTGTCACAAGTAGAAAAGAATTATGT caaaaagtttcagaaattCCAGGACAAGAAATTACGTATcaacaaaaatgatgtcaaagaaCTTGAAGTAGCAAAGGAGCATGGCACTTTACATGAAGCTTTATTGGATCGACGTAGCAAAATGAAAGCGGATAGatattgcaaataa
- the LOC129242943 gene encoding DCN1-like protein 5 isoform X1, which translates to MPRGKRRSNHDMGGEEERANSKRPRGGYATTQHTSRRHIKAEDCFSQKRCADWFCKYTNPDEPDTLGPDGMEKFCDDIGVEPENVVMLVLAYKMGATQMGFFSRCEWLKGLTELECDSAAKMQSKLDYLKSILNDPNVFKSVYRYAYDFAKDSDQRSMDINTAKAMLHLLLGKHWPLYPHFAQFLDQSKYKVINKDQWCNILEFSRTINNDLTNYDIDGAWPVMLDEFVEWLRLQRTCTSTAIS; encoded by the exons ATGCCCCGCGGTAAACGACGTTCGAATCACGATATGGGGGGCGAAGAGGAACGTGCAAATTCCAAGCGACCACGCGGTGGATATGCGACAACACAACATACTAGCAG ACGCCACATCAAGGCTGAAGATTGTTTCAGCCAAAAGCGTTGTGCCGATTGGTTTTGCAAATACACAAATCCCGATGAACCGGACACACTAG GTCCTGATGGCATGGAGAAATTCTGCGATGATATTGGCGTTGAGCCGGAAAATGTTGTGATGCTTGTGTTAGCCTACAAAATGGGCGCCACACAAATGGGCTTCTTTAGTCGTTGTGAATGGTTAAAAGGCCTCACCGAATTGGAATGTGATTCTGCTGCAAAAATGCAATCTAAATTAGactatttaaaaagtatactCAACGATCCAAATGTCTTCAAAAGCGTATACAGATATGCGTACGATTTTGCCAAG GATTCCGATCAGCGCAGCATGGATATAAATACAGCAAAAGCAATGCTACATTTGCTGCTCGGCAAACATTGGCCACTCTACCCGCATTTCGCGCAATTCCTCGATCAATCAAAGTACAAAGTTATTAACAAGGATCAGTGGTGTAACATACTTGAGTTCTCGCGCACAATCAACAACGATTTGACGAACTACGATATTGATGGAGCAT GGCCTGTTATGTTAGATGAATTTGTGGAATGGTTACGACTGCAACGCACATGCACGAGTACTGCAATAAGCtga
- the LOC129242943 gene encoding DCN1-like protein 4 isoform X2, whose product MKLKIPKISITNRRHIKAEDCFSQKRCADWFCKYTNPDEPDTLGPDGMEKFCDDIGVEPENVVMLVLAYKMGATQMGFFSRCEWLKGLTELECDSAAKMQSKLDYLKSILNDPNVFKSVYRYAYDFAKDSDQRSMDINTAKAMLHLLLGKHWPLYPHFAQFLDQSKYKVINKDQWCNILEFSRTINNDLTNYDIDGAWPVMLDEFVEWLRLQRTCTSTAIS is encoded by the exons ATGAAGTTGAAGATACCTAAGATCAGTATAACCAACAG ACGCCACATCAAGGCTGAAGATTGTTTCAGCCAAAAGCGTTGTGCCGATTGGTTTTGCAAATACACAAATCCCGATGAACCGGACACACTAG GTCCTGATGGCATGGAGAAATTCTGCGATGATATTGGCGTTGAGCCGGAAAATGTTGTGATGCTTGTGTTAGCCTACAAAATGGGCGCCACACAAATGGGCTTCTTTAGTCGTTGTGAATGGTTAAAAGGCCTCACCGAATTGGAATGTGATTCTGCTGCAAAAATGCAATCTAAATTAGactatttaaaaagtatactCAACGATCCAAATGTCTTCAAAAGCGTATACAGATATGCGTACGATTTTGCCAAG GATTCCGATCAGCGCAGCATGGATATAAATACAGCAAAAGCAATGCTACATTTGCTGCTCGGCAAACATTGGCCACTCTACCCGCATTTCGCGCAATTCCTCGATCAATCAAAGTACAAAGTTATTAACAAGGATCAGTGGTGTAACATACTTGAGTTCTCGCGCACAATCAACAACGATTTGACGAACTACGATATTGATGGAGCAT GGCCTGTTATGTTAGATGAATTTGTGGAATGGTTACGACTGCAACGCACATGCACGAGTACTGCAATAAGCtga
- the LOC129242943 gene encoding DCN1-like protein 4 isoform X3, with translation MEKRHIKAEDCFSQKRCADWFCKYTNPDEPDTLGPDGMEKFCDDIGVEPENVVMLVLAYKMGATQMGFFSRCEWLKGLTELECDSAAKMQSKLDYLKSILNDPNVFKSVYRYAYDFAKDSDQRSMDINTAKAMLHLLLGKHWPLYPHFAQFLDQSKYKVINKDQWCNILEFSRTINNDLTNYDIDGAWPVMLDEFVEWLRLQRTCTSTAIS, from the exons ATGGAAaa ACGCCACATCAAGGCTGAAGATTGTTTCAGCCAAAAGCGTTGTGCCGATTGGTTTTGCAAATACACAAATCCCGATGAACCGGACACACTAG GTCCTGATGGCATGGAGAAATTCTGCGATGATATTGGCGTTGAGCCGGAAAATGTTGTGATGCTTGTGTTAGCCTACAAAATGGGCGCCACACAAATGGGCTTCTTTAGTCGTTGTGAATGGTTAAAAGGCCTCACCGAATTGGAATGTGATTCTGCTGCAAAAATGCAATCTAAATTAGactatttaaaaagtatactCAACGATCCAAATGTCTTCAAAAGCGTATACAGATATGCGTACGATTTTGCCAAG GATTCCGATCAGCGCAGCATGGATATAAATACAGCAAAAGCAATGCTACATTTGCTGCTCGGCAAACATTGGCCACTCTACCCGCATTTCGCGCAATTCCTCGATCAATCAAAGTACAAAGTTATTAACAAGGATCAGTGGTGTAACATACTTGAGTTCTCGCGCACAATCAACAACGATTTGACGAACTACGATATTGATGGAGCAT GGCCTGTTATGTTAGATGAATTTGTGGAATGGTTACGACTGCAACGCACATGCACGAGTACTGCAATAAGCtga
- the LOC129242944 gene encoding serine/threonine-protein kinase polo: MAQKTDDKTSDIPERLYDTTTRSTYKRLRFFGKGGFAKCYEIVDVETNNVYAGKIVSKKLMLKHNQKEKMSQEITIHKSLNHENIVKFHSFFEDSFNIYIVLELCKKRSMMELQKRRKTITEYECRYYIYQIIQGVKYLHDHRIIHRDLKLGNLFLDDLLHVKIGDFGLATRVEFEGERKKTLCGTPNYIAPEILNKKGHSFEVDIWSIGCVMYTLLVGQPPFETKTLKDTYEKIKKCQYRVPSYLRKSAADMIVSMLQSNPELRPTIGKLLSFEFLSCSPVPMFLPSSCLTMAPRLEVNEDNMVHRKPLLELNGIKDDTRLEHTFLKNNLHDAITASAQVFRHNEDYRMDIESLYQQLTELINAKPKLLARNLGDENTDPAAQPLFWVSKWVDYSDKYGFGYQLCDEGMGVMFNDTTKLILLPNQINVHFIDKDGKETYMTTTDYSKALDKKMKLLTYFKRYMTEHLVKAGANNVIFESDQISRMPHLHSWFRTTCAVVMHLTNGSLQLNFSDHMKIILCPRMSAITYMDHEKNFRTYRFSTIKQHGCSKDLYQKIRYAHEKLDKMLEKMLF, translated from the exons ATGGCACAAAAGACTGATGATAAAACGTCTGACATACCAGAGCGCCTGTATGATACAACCACAAGGTCCACCTACAAGCGTCTgagattttttggaaaa GGTGGCTTTGCAAAATGCTACGAGATTGTGGATGTGGAGACCAACAATGTATACGCAGGCAAAATCGTATCCAAAAAATTGATGTTGAAAcataatcaaaaagaaaaaatgtcgcAAGAAATCACTATACACAAAAGTCTGAATCatgaaaatattgttaaatttcATAGTTTCTTTGAGGatagtttcaatatttacatTGTGCTGGAGCTATGCAAAAAGCGG TCAATGATGGAATTGCAGAAGCGCCGAAAAACAATAACTGAGTATGAGTGCCGGTACTACATCTATCAAATTATTCAGGGTGTTAAATATTTGCATGATCATCGTATAATCCATCGCGATCTCAAATTAGGCAATCTTTTCTTGGATGATCTGCTGCATGTGAAGATTGGAGATTTTGGTCTTGCAACGCGTGTTGAGTTCGAAGGAGAACGCAAAAAGACACTTTGTGGCACACCCAACTACATTGCACCTGAGATACTCAACAAAAAGGGTCACTCGTTTGAGGTAGACATTTGGTCGATTGGTTGCGTTATGTATACGCTATTAGTCGGACAACCCCCTTTTGAGACCAAAACATTAAAGGACACAtacgagaaaataaaaaagtgtcaaTACAG AGTCCCTAGTTATCTGCGCAAGTCAGCTGCAGATATGATTGTTTCTATGTTGCAATCTAATCCAGAATTGCGCCCAACCATTGGCAAACTGCTATCATTTGAGTTCCTCAGCTGTTCGCCAGTGCCAATGTTCTTGCCCAGCTCTTGTTTGACTATGGCTCCTCGACTTGAAGTGAACGAGGATAATATGGTCCACCGCAAACCTTTGCTAGAATTGAACGGCATCAAAGATGATACGCGATTGGAGCATACATTCCTCAAAAATAATCTACACGATGCTATTACCGCATCTGCACAAGTGTTTCGTCATAATGAAGATTATCGTATGGATATAGAAAGTCTCTATCAGCAACTAACGGAACTCATTAACGCCAag ccAAAGTTGCTAGCCCGTAATTTGGGCGATGAAAATACTGATCCAGCAGCGCAGCCTCTATTCTGGGTATCCAAATGGGTTGATTATAGTGACAAATATGGTTTCGGTTATCAGTTGTGCGACGAAGGAATGGGCGTAATGTTTAATGATACCACGAAACTTATATTGTTGCCCAACCAGAT CAATGTACATTTCATCGATAAGGATGGCAAGGAAACGTACATGACCACAACAGACTATAGCAAAGCTCTAGATAAGAAAATGAAGTTGCTCACCTACTTTAAGCGTTACATGACTGAACATCTCGTTAAAGCTGGAGCGAATAATGTGATTTTTGAAAGCGATCAGATTTCGCGTATGCCGCATTTGCATTCATGGTTTCGCACAACATGTGCGGTGGTGATGCATTTGACGAATGGTTCACTACag TTGAATTTCTCCGATCATATGAAGATTATTTTGTGCCCACGCATGAGTGCCATTACTTACATGGACCATGAAAAGAATTTCCGTACTTATCGCTTCTCAACTATCAAGCAACATGGCTGTTCGAAGGATCTTTACCAGAAAATACGTTATGCCCATGAGAAACTCGACAAAATGTTGGAGAAGATGCTCTTCTAA